Part of the Sulfobacillus acidophilus DSM 10332 genome, CCGTTATTGTATAGCAGCACCTATTTAGCGGCGTTTTGGAATCCTTATGGCCAGGTGGACCGGATACCGGTGGCGGTCGTCAACCAAGATCAGGGCTCCTTAGGACGCCTATTGGTCCGACATCTGCCGAGCGGTTGGCGGATCGAGAAGACGTCCTGGGCGCAGGCGATGACGGCGTTAACCGATGGACATGTGGGGTTAGTGATGCGGATTGGCCCTCATTTTACCGAAGGGATTGTCCATCGGCAGGATCCTTCCTTGATATTTTTCACCAATCCCCGCACCAATTATTTGACGGCGTTGGTCATGGAGCGGGAGGCGACCGCGATTGCCGGGGCTTTTCAGCATCAGGTGGCGGTTAACGTGCTGCATTCGATCATGCAAAGCACGGGTCGACTACAATCGGCAAGCGAGCAAGCGGCAAAGGGTGCAATGGCGTTAGCGGAGGCGGCGCATGGGATCGCCCGTCGTACCGACCCGTGGGTTTCCGCAAGTCGCGCGTTGGCGGTTGGCGCTGACGTTCTAGCGAATCAGACGTGTCTCTGGCAAGCCCAAGAACGGTTGTGGGGAACGTCTTTCGGGGATTGGCAGCAAGCGTACCAGGCATGGACCGGTCAGCTTTTACCGTTGGACGGGGGGGCGGCCAATCTCGTTCATCAACTGGATCAAGTGGCCGAACAAACGGTCCCGTTAGCCACCACGAGTGATCAATTGGCAGGAACCGCCGGCCAAGCCGCCCAATCGGCATCCCTAGCCCTGTCGCAAACCCAAGCACTGACTCGGATCGTGGCCGAAAATCATCAGCTCGTCGCCAACCTCACGGCGTCGGTCGGGAGCGGCCAGGTCAATGCTCCGACCGTGGAGGCGCTCTTGGCTCAATTGACCAGCTCCGACCTGGCATTAGAGACTGCGGTTGGCCAACTCGCGTCAACCCAAAGTCAGTGGGCGACGGCGACGCGTCAGATCGCCACCGATTCCCAGGTGTTGAGACAAAACGGCACCTCCGTCAGTCAAGGGGTGAGTGCGGTCACGACGGCCCTCAAGACCTGGCAAGGGCAATTGACGGATTGGCAAAGCGGTGGACAAATACTCAGCCGTCAATCCGCCCGCCTTTTCAAGGGGAGCGCCGAGTTGTCGGAAGCGGCGGGGGGATTGGCCCGGGGAGCCGATAGCTGGGCTCGACAGGTACGTTCGTGGTCCGTAGACGGATCTCAATTGATGGCGGGATTGACCCGATGGCAAGGACAGGCTCAACAATGGTCCGGTGCGGTGGCGCACTTTCCCGAGGCGTTGTCGCACCTATCCCTCACGTTGCCCCAGTTGACGGGCCCGTTTCGGGTGCGCCTAGTGTCGATCGCGAGCCGGGAAACCTACGGCAGCGGATTGGCCCCTTATTTTATCGGCCTTTCGCTTTGGGTAGGGGCTGTCGTAGCCACGGTGCTCATTCCCGGCGGATCCAAGGCCAAGGCGGGTTTGGTCCGACGCCTTTATTGGAGTGCGGGATTGTCCTTGGCGCAAGCGGCACTCTTGGTTCTGGGGTTGGAGGCATTGTTGCCGTTTCATCCGGTTCATCCCTGGGCCTTTTTGGCCGCGATGGGCGGGATTACCTTGGCGTGGTGGATCTTGGTGCGCGGTTTGGTGGAACATTTGGGCGATGCCGGTCGGATTGCCGCAATTGCCCTATTGGTTTTACAGTTGGCCGCCTCGAGCGGTACGTACCCCGTGCGCCTATCGCCAGGGTTCTTTCAAGTCATTCATCCCTGGTTGCCCATGACCTGGGCCATTCATTGGTTGCGGTATGCGATTAGCGGAGCCGCCCCGACCACGGTCGGTTCCAATGTTATTCGATTGGCCCTTTTGAGCGGTTTGAGCGGGGCTTTCATCCGATGGCTTCCGTGGCAGTGGCGGTTTGAAGCGCCGGTTCTGACGGGGTCATCGGCGGCCGCCGGTGAAAAAGGCCTTCCCCCGTCCGAGGTACAAAGTTTGTAAAACCGTGATCCCGATCACCATGTTGCCCGGCGGTCCGTGCATACTGAGAGCGAACAGGAGGGATCGTCATGGCGGATCGCCCGGACGTCGGCAACATTTCCTACAAGCCCAGTGTCAATATTGCTCAAGCACCGAAGATTGTCGGTCCGATGCTGTTTTTTGTCACCGGTTGGGTCATTTTGGCTTGGGAGGCCGGATTGTTGGCGGCTTTACGGGGGGATGTGGCGCGAGGGGCCTGGGGTAGCCCGGCAGTCATCGGACTCGTGCATGGCTTTACGCTGGGATTTTTGACGATGACCATGATCGGGGTACTGACCCAATGGGTGCCGGTCGTGTTTGATGTGCCGCCGATTCCCTTGTCCCGGATCTATTGGGTATGGGCCGTCTATACGACCGGCGTCATCCTTTTCGTGACCGGCTTTCTCTGGCCGTTTCCGATAGCCCTGGCATCGGGGGGGATTTTGGTAGCGACCGCGATAACCGTCATGACCGTTTTCGTGGGCGGACAATTGCGGCGCTCTAAGCGGCCTGGGGATAGTATGCGCGGGGCTTTGGCGGTCAGCTTGGTCAGTCTGAACCTGGCCTGGATTCTGGGCCTGGGGATGGCTTTGGCCTGGGTGGGATGGTGGCCTTGGCCGCACTTTTTGACATGGCACCTGGTCACGGTATTAGTGGGGTGGGTCGGGTTGACCTTGCTGGCCGTGCAAATGAAATTGGTGCCGATGTTTGCCATGGGCAAGATGGAGCGGGTATATCCGGCCGTGCCGGTTGTCTTGGCCTTTCTGGGGATCGGGGTCGGCTGGAGTTGGCCGTGGACCGGAACCGTCGGGCGGGAGTGGTCGGCCGCACTTTGGGGGGCATCCGGGTTAACCGCCGTAATCCAAGTGCTTTGGGTGATACGAACCGGGAAAAGTCCGAGCCGGGATCCCGTCTTTTGGGGCGTCTTCGTCGGATGGCTCGAATGGTTGTTGGCCGCTTACTGGGTTACGGCTCATCCCGTCTGGTCCGTCTTTCTCATGCTTTGGGGCGCATTCACCTTTGTCGCCACCTATCAATCCCGAATTTTGCCGTTTATCATCGCGTTAGCGATCGCCCGCAAGCTTCCGGGGCCGCCAGCCAAAGCGTTTTTTATGGCGCAAAGCTTTAATCCCCGGCGCAGTCTTTCGGTTTTAGCCGGGGCCAGTCTATTGGGCGCTTTGGCCATTCTCGACGGGTTACGGTATCATCGGGCCGAAGGGTTTTTCATCGCGGCCGGGGTGTTGGGGATGATGTTGATCGGGCACATCGGTCAATTGGCCCTGGGAATCCGGCGGGGACGCCGGGATCGGCGTGCGGTGCCAAAAGCATAATCCGCCTGGCGGGGACCAGGCGGATTCCGGAGAGACGGCTTTCGTTTTTTAACGCAGGCTATTTTGTAACATCGGCCAAACCCCCGAGTCTTCTTCCCCTAAGTCCCACAAAGCCACGCCGCCTAAGTGGTTTTGAGAGACCAAAGCCACTTTAAATGCTTCGCTATAGCTGTCCTCAAACCATACGGTGTGGGTTACGCCGTCGGCAGTGTAGGTGATAGTGGGTTCGTCGGTTGTTCCCCCGACCCAACGGTATCCATATTGGTTCACTAGCGCCAAGGCTTGGTTGTCGCTGATTTCGGCGTTGCCTGCGGATGACCAGTCATAGCCGTAACCCGCCAAACCCACTAAAATTTTAGAGGATGGGATTGTGGCCTCGGCGTATTGAACGATGGCCGAAACCCAATTCATGGGGGCGACAGGTCCTGGAGACCCGGTATTGTCATGGTCGTCATACGTCATCAAATCGACATAATCCGCCGCCGCGCCCAAGGTGCGATAGTCATAGACGTGATAGCCGTTGGCATCGCTGGTGCGAGGGCCGACCGAGACAATCAATTTCTTTCCGGCTTGATGGAGACCGGCGGCCAAATCGGTGACAAATGCGTTGAGCCCCGATTCATCCGCATTGTTCAACGACTCAAAGTCGATATTCAATCCGTCATATCCTTGGGTCGTGGTGAGGTTAATCAACGTTTGCACATCTTGTTGCATGATGGACGAATTCGTCAGCATCGTATCATTGCCGTACCCGTTAATGACCATCGGGTAGACCCCAATCTGGTGATCATGGCACCAGGTGGTAACCGTCGATTCATTTTGCCCGAGATTATGCAAGGATCCGTCCGGTCGGATGGAATACCAAAAGGGGGCGATAGCGGTAATTTGACTGGCGTGGGCAATCAAATCTTGCTGGGCCGCGCTGCTCGGAACGTAATAACCTAAGACCATCGGCGAAGCCGGAGAAGCGCTGGCGGCCGGAACGGTCGACGAGGAAGGCGTGCCGGTGTTGGCCGGCGGCGATGAGGGCGAGGAGGCCGGCGGCTTAGGATTTAATGCCGCTTGGATCGCCTGAACGGTTGCCGGGGTCGCCATGCCGGTGACCCCAAGTCCTTGATGGGCTTGAAAAGCGCGAACGGCAACCACGGTCGCATCGTTAAACACGCCGTCGGCGGCCCCGGCGTAATATCCGAGCCGACCGAGGTCTTGTTGGAGCGTGACGACGCTTTGGCCCGCATCCAAAAACCGCAGCGTCTGATTGCCAAGGGGTCCCGTTACGGGAATAAATGCGGTGCGTAGGGAATGGGCCAAACTCTGATCGGTCAACGGCCCCACAATCCCGTCCACGACTAGCTGATGATTTCGTTGATAGGCTTTAACGGCGGATTCGGTGGTGAGAGAAAAGGTTCCGGTGATTCCGCCGGGATGATAGCCCAAATCTTGTAATTCCTGTTGCAAAACGGACACGGAAGGCCCGTGACTTCCCCGGGCTAGTAGGGAGACGGCCCAGGTGTTGGGGGCTAATAACCAGGCCGGTAAAAGGGCGAGCGTGATCGCGAAGAGCCCGCGTCGAGGAACTGATGGCATAGAGATGAAACCCTTTCCTGTTATTGCCTCCGGAGTTAGCTTACGGGTTAGGCAACAGGAAAATTGCCCGGTCTTTGACCTTCACCCCCAATGAGGATCCTCCGTATTTCCGAGCATCGGAAAATTCGGCGTGGGTTGGACACCCTTATGATAAGGAGATGGGGGTTTTGTGTCAGATGGGGTATGGGGCGCCCAGCCGCCGGCGATGACAAATTTCCCCGATATCCCCTCTTTTTTACCCATCCGGGAAATCTTTTGGGCTATTGGAAATTCTTTCGCGGTCAGGATTCTTTGGCATTTTAGATTCTCGTTATCGTCGAATCGTCGGCTATTGTCGGGTCATGGAGATGCGATCGGTCAAGTCGAGCATGGGCCGTTGTCGTAGGGCGGAATATTGCCGGGAAATATGACCTGTTCGAATAAGGCCGGCTTCTCTCTCAAAACGGGTGATAAACTTAAGATTTTTTCCGGCTCTGCGTCGCGCTTTATGACAAAAGATTGCAGAAAACTCGTTGAGGATCGATAATAGAAATCAGTTCAAGAATATCACGTCTTTGCCGGGATGAGACAAGGAGAACCTGGCAACGCTGCCGCGTTGCGAGGTTTTTTCTTTTGGGAGGGGTAACCATGGTGGTGGTCATTGGAGCCGGTGCCACCGGATTAGGGGTTGCCTGGGATTTGACGTTACGGGGGATCCCGGTCACTGTGATTGACCAAGGCGACATCGGCCATGGCACGTCCGGGCGCTTTCATGGTCTTTTACACAGTGGGGGTCGTTACGTCGTGACGGATCCTCCGGCGGCACGCGACTGTTATGAAGAGAGCCGGATTCTGACACGCATTTTCCCGGGGGCGGTCATACCCACCGGGGGCGTGTTTGTAGCCGTGCAGAATGAGGATCTCGCGTTTCAAGAGCTGTGGCTCAAAGGCTGCCAAAGGGCGTCCATTCCGGTCCGGGAACTGTCGCCGGCGGCCCTACGGCAGAAAATCCCCGATTTGACGTCCGCCGTACAATCCGCCTTTCAGGTGCCGGACGGGGTATTGGAAGGCTTTACGGTGCTGTTTCGATTGGCACGCCATATTGAGGCGGCGGGAGGCCAAATTTGGCGGCAAACACGGGTTGAGGCGATTCGCATGGTCAATGGACGGGTCAGTGGGGTGGTAATCCGCACCCGGCAGGATGACCGGCGGGATATCGCCTGTCAAGCGGTGGTCAATGCCGCCGGACCTTGGGCGGGAGACATTTCTCGGTTATTGAAGGATCCGCTGAGGATGAATTTGGCGGCCGGTATGATGATCATTTTTGCCCATCGGCGCGTACCGTTGGTGGTTAATCGACTGCGCCATCCCGGCGACGGGGATATTTTGGTGCCGCATGGGCGTACGGTCATTTGGGGGACAACCGATGTGCCGCAAGAACGTCCGGATCCGCCCCGACCGACTCGGGAGGAGGCACGGCGTCTCATCCACCTCGGCGAGGCATTGTTCCCCGAGATGGGCCAATGGCGCGTATTACGGGCCTTTACGGGAGTACGGCCGCTGTACCACCCGGGGGCGGTGGGGGATGCTCGCGAAATTTCGCGCGATTTTACCGTGATTGATCATTTGGCTCAGGGGGGACCGGAAGGGGCCTTTTCCGTAGTCGGCGGCAAATGGACCACTTTTCGGTTGATGGCGGAACGGGTCGCTGATCAGGTGGCACGGTATCTGTCCGTGGACCAAAAGTCTCGCACCCGGGATGTGGTTCTCCGGCCGACGGAAGATCATCAAGCCCGGTCGGCCGGTCCTCTGGTGTGCGAATGCGAGGGCGTATCGGTAAGCGCCTGGGGCGACGGCGCGGCACCGCTTGATCACCGTCGACTCCGGTCGTGGTTTGGTATGGGGCCTTGTCAAGGCACGTTGTGTGCCCATCGGGCGACCGGACTGAGAGCTCGGGAGGTCGAACCCCATCAAGCATTGGCCGAGTTACGGGCTTTTCGGGAGGAGCGGATGGCCGGGATGCGGCCTGTCGACTGGGGCGATAACGCACGACAATATGCGTTGTTAGAGGCCGTTCGGCAACAGACCTATGCCGAGATGGAGGAAGCGGACGATGCGTAAGGCGGTCGTCGTGGGATGGGGGCCGGCCGGGTACTTGACAGCCCTTCTCTTGGCGGAATCGGGAGTGCAGGTGACATTGGTCGGAGATGCCGTCGGCTCCTGGCCGCTTTGGGGAGGAGCCTGGGATTTTCGCAACCGGGACGATCAAGGTCGCTGGGTTGTACGCCCCCAGGTCGCTTGGCAAGGGGTTGGGGCCCAGCATCCTTTTGCCCGTTGGACTCCCACCGTATGGGAACGCGCCTGGACTGTCTTTCATGATGTGATGATGCGCTGGTCGATACCGTTTGAGGGGGGAGGCGACAAAAATCATTGGACCCTGACGGCGTTAGGGCGGCCTAAACGCTGCTATTGGGTACCCGCTTGGCAATGGATAACGGATGAATGGACTCCTTTGACGGTTGTTCGGTTACCGGAGTTCCTGGATTTTCCGGTGGAATTATGGTCCGAAACGTACACCCGGCAAACAGGGCAACCTCTTGACATACGGGAATTGCCCAAACCTCCGGGATGGCGAGCCGATTGGACTAGCCTCCGTTGGGCCCGATTTTTCGATCAACCGGACGGCCAAGGGTGGTTAGAAGAGACCATGAGTCGGCTCGGCCCTTGGCGGTATCCGGCGGTCTTTCCTGGAGTGCTCGGGCGGGATGACACCATGTCGCTGATTCGTCGACTGGAACGCGTCACCGGTCAACCGGTGCGGGAGATTCCCTTGGGTCCGCCCGCACTGGGGGGGATTCGTATCGAGCGGAAATTGAAAACCGGCCTTTCGGCGCGAGGGGTTATCTCGATCAGTGGCCGAGTCGTCGCCTATTCCCCCGCCGGAGCCGTGACGTTGGCCGATGGCCGGGTCCTTCACGGTGAGGGCGTCGTTTGGGCTACCGGCGGTATTTTAGGCGGGGGGATCACGGTTCAGGTGGATGGCCAATTGCTCGATTCCGCCACGGGCGAGGTACTAACAGAGGCAGGCCGGCGGCGGTGGGGGCCATATGAACGGGTGGCAGGTCGACAGTTGGCCGGTTGTAATCCCGACCGCCATGGGGATGGCGGGGCGGTGACCTGGGCATCCGCTCTTTGGACGGCGGCAAGTTTCGTGAGTAAGGAGGAGGCTTATGTGGCCCCATTTGGCCTATGATGCGTGCCTGAAATGTCAAATCTGCCTATCGGCCTGTCCGGTCTATTGGGTCGAGGACGACTTTCCTGGGCCGAAAGCCGCCGGACCCGATTGGTACCGCCGGGCAGAAGCCGGCGACGATACCCCGTTGCCGCATGTCGATGATTGTACTTTTTGTCAGTTATGTGAGGAGGCGTGTCCGGCCGACGTGCCGATTGCCCATTTAATTGCCGAACATAAGGCACGCCTATCCAAATCCGGCCGGATGCGCATGCGGGATTTTATCTTGAAGCGGCCCCACTGGGTGGCGCGTTATCCTCGGTTGGGCCACATACGGGGGGCTGTGGCCGAGTGGATGGGACTTTCTCGTCAGAGCCGACGTCCCCGTATCTATCGCCAACGGACGGCTACGCGTTCGACGGTTCGGCCTCCGGTACAAGGGCGGGTGGGACTCTTTATCGATTGTTTCAATCGGGGGTATGATGAAGTCGTCATTGCGCGAGCCGAGGCTCTGCTGAATCTGTGGGGATATGAGGTAATCCGCTTACCTGCCGAATTCCGGTGCTGTGGGGCCGCCGCCTATGCCGGCGGAGATTCGGCCTTAGCCCGACGATTGGGCCACGAGACGGCCCTGGCTATCGAATCCGTAGTTCGCCGGGAGAAGCCGAGTGTCTTGGTCACCTTAAATGCGACCTGTGACGGGACATTGCGGGACGAATGGCCGACCTATTACGGCTTGTCGATATCACTTCCGGTCATCCCGTTTGAAGAGTTCGCTTGGGAAAAGGCGCCGCAAGAATTTTGGGCGGTGCTGCGACGGGCCGCTCCCGAAACGAGTCTGACCCATACCACCTGTCGGGGACAGGTGGCACGCGGGAACGGTTTGTTGTCCGCTTTAGCCAAACGCGCCGGATGGGAGGCGGTTCATTTACCCATAAGCTGTTGCGGAGCCGCCGGGAGTTATGCATTTAAAGCGGAACATGACGCTACGGCCCATCGGTTGGCCGAGGCGGCTCTTCCCGCGGTCTCCCGGGACCCGTCGTTTTTAATGGTAGACAGTGGCACCTGTGCCGTACATTTGCAACAGGTCCTGGGAATCGTCGCGCGGCACCCCGCGTACTGGCTTTACGAACGCTATCAAGAAGGGATGAAAGAGAATGACGGAACCCCGAAGGCGCTCAATGCCGACCATCATTCCGGCGCTCCGTCGGCTTGAGGATATTCCCCGCTTACCGCCGGGTGACGGGTTACGGTGGGTATTTATGTTAGGGGGGACATTGTCTACCGTTCCAGAGGCGGTTCGCACGCTTCATCAACGGGGGTGGCGCGTCTTTGTGCATGTCGACATGTTACGAGGCCTTACGGCCGATGGCGAAGGGCTTAAGTTTCTTCAGCAGGTGATTCGCCCGGAGGGCATTATCACCACCCATTCGCAGACGGTCACGCAGGCCAAAAAGGTAGGCCTTTTTACCATACAGCGGATATTTTTGTTGGATAGTCAATCGGTGGCGACCGGCGTTGCCCAGGTGCGGGCAGCCGCCCCCGATGCCGTCGAGACACTCCCGGGTATCTTGCCCGGTATCACCCGGGACATTTGCCGCCAGGTGACGTGTCCAGTCATTGCGGCCGGGCTGATCCAAAATCCGGAACAGGTCGAGAACATGCTGGCCGTCGGAGCGGCCAGTATTTCCACGAGTACGCCGACCCTATGGCATTGGCAGAGAGGGGGATAAAAAGGATTGACGCGCGAATATGAGGTACAAGACAAGATTGGGCTTCATGCCCGGCCGGCTGCCCAGTGGGTGAAAGCGGTGGCCCGCGTTAAGGGCCCAGTAACCATTCGCTCGGGTGAGACCGTAATCGACGGAAAAAGTATTTTACAGGTCATGGCATTAGGAATGCGGCCGGGGGCTGTCCTGACGGTTACCTTTCCGGATGATCTGACGGCGGATATGCTGCAGGAGATCGACGATGCCGTCAAAGACTTTCTGGTACCCAAAATTTTTTAAATTATCCCGGAAATATGGGAGGATTTTCAAATCCCAATCGCGAAATAGTGGGTTAGAACAAAGGCGGGAGAACACGGAGAACCGATGCCTTAGTGCATGGGATCTCTGTGTTCTCTTTTTTTGGGCATGTGAGAGATTAACCAAGGATAAGGGGGAAGCGGCATGGCAACCCGAGCGGGAAAGACCGGGTGGCGCGCCACAACGTGGGGCGAGTTGTTGTCGGAATTTTTAGGTACAATGGTGTTGCTGGCTTTTGGGGATGGGGTGGTTGCGGTGGCCGTGGTCGGGCTGACCATGTCGGGCCGCACATTGGTGATTTTTCAAGGGGCCGGGGGATGGCTTCTCATTACCTGGGGATGGGCGATGGCCGTGGTCATGGGCGTTTATGTGGCCGGCGGGGTGTCCGGCGCCCATCTAAACCCGGCGGTGACCTTGGCTTTGGCGCTAAAGAAGGATTTTCCTTGGCGTAAGGTGCTCCCGTATTGGGGGGCTCAACTGGCGGGGGCGTTTGTGGGCGCTGCGATTGTCTATGTGGATTATTTTCATGCCATCAACGCCTGGAATTTGGCCCACCATGTCATGTCACGTGCGTCGGCGGGCGGATTGACGACGTTTAGCATATTTGCCACCTTTCCGGCGGCCTATTTTCATGGGCAGATGATATGGGCGTTAGTCGATCAGATTATCGGAACCTTCTTTTTGGTGCTGTTTGTTCTGGCGATTGGCGATTCGCGTAATCTGGGAGTGCAATCCAATCTCGGGCCTTTTATCGTCGGCATGGCTGTGGCCGCCATCGGTATGTCCTATGGGGTTGACGCGGGCTATGCGATTAATCCCGCCCGTGATTTAGGGCCCCGCATTTTTGCGTATTTGGCGGGTTGGGGAGCCAATGCCTTTCCGGGGCCCAGTGGGTATTTTTGGGTGCCCATTGTCGGGCCCTTGATTGGGGGAGGGGTAGCCCCGTTCATTTACCGGTGGTTTATCGGACGGACGTTAGAAGAGCGGCAACCGGCCGTGGTCTCCGAGACCACGACAAAAAGCCAAGCCCAGTAGGGAAAGGAGATGTCCCGGATGAGTGGTCGATATATTTTGGCCTTAGATCAGGGAACCACGAGTTCTCGTGCCATTTTATTCAATCAGCAGGCGTTGCCGGTGGCCATTGGGCAACGGGAGTTTCGTCAAATCTATCCGGAACCCGGCTGGGTGGAACATGATCCGGAAGAAATTTGGGCGTCGCAATGGGAAGCCATTGAAGAGTGTCTCCAAAAGGCAGAAGCAACGCCGGACGACATTTTGGCCATCGGGATTACCAACCAGCGTGAGACGACGATTCTCTGGGATCACGCCACCGGCCGGCCGGTATACAACGCCATTGTTTGGCAATGTCGGCGCACGGCGGATTTCGCTGCATCCTTACGGGACCGCGGTTTAAGCCCCATGGTTCAAGAGAAAACCGGGCTTGTAATCGACGCGTACTTTTCCGGCACCAAAGTGGCTTGGCTATTGGATCATGTGCCGGGCCTGCGGGAGCGGGCCGAGGCCGGTGAGATTAAATTCGGGACGGTTGACAGTTGGCTTATCTACAAATTGACGGGGGGAGCACGGCACGTCACCGATTATTCCAATGCCTCGCGGACACTGATGTTTAACATTCACGACTTGGCCTGGGACCTGGAACTCCTGTCATTATTGAATATTCCGGCCGCCGTGTGCCCCGAGGTGGTGGATTCCTCCGGTATTGTCGGGTACACCGATCCCCGGTGGTTTGGACGGCCGATTCCGATTGCTGGCATTGCCGGGGATCAGCAGGCCGCGTTATTCGGGCAAGGGTGTTATGACCCGGGAATGGCCAAGAACACGTACGGGACCGGATCGTTCATGCTGATGAACACAGGCACCGAGCCGGTGACGTCCCGGCATGGGCTGGTGACGACCATTGCCTGGAGCATTAACGGAACGGTCTCCTATGCCTTGGAGGGCTCGATCTTTGTCACCGGAGCCGTGGTCCAATGGCTGCGGGACGAATTGGGGGTGATTCAAGACGCGGCGGAAACCGAGGCTTTGGCCGCATCCGTGCCCGACACCGGCGATGTCTACTTTGTTCCGGCTTTTGTCGGATTGGGCGCACCCATCTGGGACAGTTATGCTCGAGGGTTGATTATCGGCCTGACCCGCGGGACAAAAAAAGCGCATCTGGTTCGGGCGGCACTGGAGTCGATGGCGTACCAGACGCGTGACGTGCTCGAAGTCATGGTCAAGGACAGCGGATTTCCGGTGACGACCCTGCGGGTGGACGGAGGAGCCATCCGGAATCAATTCTTGGCCCAGTTTCAAGCCGATATTGTCGGGTGCCGGGTTGATCGGCCGCGGGTTACGGAAACGACGGCCTTAGGGGCGGCGTTTTTGGCCGGGTTAGCCGTCGGGTTTTGGCCGGATCTATCGACTATCCAACAAACGTGGCAAAAAGACGCCAGCTTTGAGCCCCA contains:
- a CDS encoding glycerol kinase (PFAM: FGGY family of carbohydrate kinases, N-terminal domain; FGGY family of carbohydrate kinases, C-terminal domain~TIGRFAM: glycerol kinase~COGs: COG0554 Glycerol kinase~HAMAP: Glycerol kinase~InterPro IPR005999:IPR018484:IPR018485~KEGG: tmr:Tmar_1638 glycerol kinase~PFAM: Carbohydrate kinase, FGGY, N-terminal; Carbohydrate kinase, FGGY, C-terminal~PRIAM: Glycerol kinase~SPTR: Glycerol kinase;~TIGRFAM: Glycerol kinase); amino-acid sequence: MSGRYILALDQGTTSSRAILFNQQALPVAIGQREFRQIYPEPGWVEHDPEEIWASQWEAIEECLQKAEATPDDILAIGITNQRETTILWDHATGRPVYNAIVWQCRRTADFAASLRDRGLSPMVQEKTGLVIDAYFSGTKVAWLLDHVPGLRERAEAGEIKFGTVDSWLIYKLTGGARHVTDYSNASRTLMFNIHDLAWDLELLSLLNIPAAVCPEVVDSSGIVGYTDPRWFGRPIPIAGIAGDQQAALFGQGCYDPGMAKNTYGTGSFMLMNTGTEPVTSRHGLVTTIAWSINGTVSYALEGSIFVTGAVVQWLRDELGVIQDAAETEALAASVPDTGDVYFVPAFVGLGAPIWDSYARGLIIGLTRGTKKAHLVRAALESMAYQTRDVLEVMVKDSGFPVTTLRVDGGAIRNQFLAQFQADIVGCRVDRPRVTETTALGAAFLAGLAVGFWPDLSTIQQTWQKDASFEPQMDPATREARYQRWQAAVDRARGWVGHE